The following are encoded together in the Carassius auratus strain Wakin chromosome 34, ASM336829v1, whole genome shotgun sequence genome:
- the LOC113053275 gene encoding leucine-rich repeat flightless-interacting protein 1-like isoform X8: protein MGSQGPGRKRTSSKNGLTAEEDALSVIAQQAEARLAAKRAARAEAREIRMKELERQQKEGSDDEEQMSVGTRSNIQLPQASSNQSQKKSKKKKKHSSKTADDGLDRDYLEKGSSRASTISGATLTSLGGTSSRRGSGDTSVSADTEASIKEFKEIHELKDQIQDVEAKHMQNLKELKDSFSEMEEKYRKAMVSNAQLDNEKTNMMYEVDTLKDSLMELEEMLYETRRELEEKCKDLEREKHSHSILQFQFSELKETLKQSEELLTEIRQLRLKQDGYVREISDLMETIEWKNKKIGALERQKEFSDAIRNERDELRDEVVQLKDILKKHGIVLGPDLATNGETGEEVGKADQNTQKASAEIREGSSVLGTHQLKVCKDKQQKDLDDGAPGNQQISHAQFSSSNTPLEASMENGELGSQVTQGVEQLEKRPEEPSSSVGDDELTATRPKEEIKSEAHIPEDLRGNTVELGSKVQKDGHLETDQQERECVKPSEVIKEETPSESVSGSVHDESDKPGETALDHKLKEEPVESAQTENLAKTQGASASNKKKKKKKKNKQKQKQSDKQESDTKKDDMNETVCSEEISNQKTEGDLEGDHQDPLGNDNSETTMNTDVPHDDKGTSELDGMETASTNINADDAQDKILLVTDEADLASISKTVSNFDCPESGSDVLSGDLANNIISNPTNKIDEHTEVSTNPDSEAVIFSCEVISSETKTSLPQEPSVQSMDAVEECVESTSSSENPELKSESSDIKEVESHLNCEVEEQKEKLQNIDLDGTTDPEDQDDSAHPTSPVMEKVENEAERVIQEQPVDQPMESQLQESIEAELDKEEVETQDGLDKENLKVPTEIEFDGSHVDNTSLIETQVQVVHEEHLSPNEAIQESVGESDAFDQNPKAEEDEKESSIQNQVTLEVQLPEDEEVVKSDVASQELKKEDEEEEDEGESFDFDEMDLEASSDAPLKNVQDQPNEKVSLLNENVQEASQEHQSNVTNVDQTQEDEHLELADQESKQKEQKDDGQDTENPQTTTDVEVCLTEDSQINSEVRANDQEHDITGIKEDTFEEHRQASEDVTLDEGVNLISEVETRNVGQEVNSSIHHEEKASNFSEDQDVEKQTAESNRQDERKESKKSGKGKGKGKEDCKMS, encoded by the exons GCTGATGACGGGTTAGACCGAGACTACTTGGAAAAG GGTTCTTCACGAGCATCGACTATTTCTGGAGCCACTCTTACTTCTCTGGGTGGGACATCCTCACGGAGAGGAAGCGGAGACACATCCGTCTCTGCTGACACTGAAGCATCCATAAAGGAATTCAAG GAGATCCATGAGCTTAAGGATCAGATTCAAGATGTGGAGGCGAAGCACATGCAGAACCTCAAAGAGCTCAAG GATTCCTTTTCGGAAATGGAGGAAAAGTACCGTAAGGCCATGGTATCTAATGCACAGCTGGACAACGAGAAGACCAATATGATGTATGAAGTGGACACCTTGAAAGACTCTTTAATGGAACTGGAGGAAATGCTCTATGAAACACGGCGTGAGCTTGAGGAAAAGTGTAAG gacCTTGAACGAGAGAAGCATTCTCATAGCATACTGCAGTTTCAGTTCAGTGAATTGAAGGAGACGCTGAAACAGAGTGAAGAACTGCTCACT GAGATCCGTCAATTACGGCTCAAGCAAGATGGCTATGTTAGGGAGATTTCTGACCTCATGGAAACTATTGAgtggaagaataaaaaaattggg GCATTAGAGAGGCAGAAGGAATTTTCTGATGCCATTCGAAATGAGCGGGATGAGCTTAGAGATGAGGTTGTTCAGctcaaagatattttgaag AAACATGGCATTGTCCTTGGACCCGACTTAGCCACCAATGGAGAAACCGGTGAAGAAGTTGGAAAGGCTGATCAGAATACTCAAAAAGCATCAGCTGAAATCCGAGAGGGGAGCAGTGTACTAG GCACTCATCAGTTGAAGGTGTGTAAAGACAAGCAACAAAAAGATTTGGATGACGGGGCACCAGGGAATCAGCAGATTTCACATGCCCAGTTCAGTTCTTCAAACACACCTTTAGAAGCAAGTATGGAGAATGGAGAACTTGGGAGCCAGGTGACACAGGGTGTAGAGCAGCTTGAAAAAAGACCTGAAGAACCGTCAAGTTCTGTTGGTGATGATGAACTCACTGCAACAAGACCCAAGGAGGAGATCAAATCTGAGGCACATATACCAGAAGATTTAAGAGGTAATACTGTGGAATTGGGGAGCAAAGTTCAAAAGGATGGACATTTGGAGACAGATCAACAAGAGAGAGAATGTGTCAAACCTAGCGAGGTCATCAAAGAGGAAACTCCTTCAGAGTCTGTCTCTGGTTCAGTCCATGATGAAAGTGATAAACCTGGTGAGACGGCGCTTGATCATAAACTTAAAGAGGAGCCTGTAGAATCAGCTCAGACAGAGAACCTTGCTAAAACCCAAGGTGCCAGTGCttcaaataaaaagaagaaaaagaagaagaaaaacaagcaGAAGCAGAAACAGAGTGACAAGCAAGAGAGTGACACAAAGAAAGATGACATGAATGAAACAGTTTGTAGTGAAGAGATTTCAAACCAAAAAACTGAGGGTGATCTAGAAGGAGACCATCAGGATCCCTTGGGGAATGATAACTCTGAAACAACAATGAATACAGACGTCCCACATGATGATAAAGGAACCAGTGAATTGGATGGTATGGAAACCGCAAGCACAAATATAAATGCGGATGATGCTCAAGATAAAATTTTGTTAGTTACAGATGAAGCTGATTTAGCAAGTATTTCTAAAACAGTCTCAAATTTTGATTGCCCTGAATCTGGCAGTGATGTGCTTTCAGGTGATCTGGCCAACAACATTATCTCTAATCCGACAAACAAAATTGATGAACACACCGAGGTTTCAACAAATCCTGACTCTGAAGCTGTAATCTTTAGCTGTGAGGTTATATCTTCAGAAACAAAGACTTCATTGCCTCAGGAACCTTCTGTTCAGTCCATGGATGCTGTTGAAGAGTGTGTCGAGTCCACCAGCAGCTCTGAGAACCCGGAGTTGAAATCTGAATCGTCAGACATCAAGGAAGTGGAGAGTCATCTTAACTGTGAAGTAGAAGAACAGAAGGAAAAGCTTCAGAATATTGATCTTGATGGGACCACCGACCCTGAAGATCAAGATGACTCTGCTCATCCCACTTCCCCTGTAATGGAGAAGGTGGAAAATGAAGCTGAAAGGGTAATCCAGGAACAACCTGTTGACCAGCCAATGGAAAGCCAACTTCAAGAGAGTATTGAAGCAGAACTGGACAAGGAAGAGGTTGAGACACAAGATGGACTGGATAAAGAAAATCTCAAAGTGCCTACTGAAATAGAGTTTGATGGAAGCCATGTCGACAACACTTCTTTAATTGAAACCCAGGTTCAGGTTGTGCATGAGGAACACCTGTCTCCCAATGAAGCAATTCAGGAATCAGTTGGAGAATCAGATGCTTTTGACCAAAACCCCAAGGCAGAAGAAGATGAGAAGGAAAGCTCAATCCAAAATCAGGTTACACTTGAAGTGCAACTGCCTGAAGATGAAGAAGTGGTAAAGTCAGATGTGGCTTCTCAAGAGCTCAAGAaagaagatgaggaagaggaagatgaaggaGAATCATTTGATTTTGATGAAATGGATCTTGAAGCATCATCGGATGCCCCTCTAAAAAACGTTCAAGATCAGCCAAATGAGAAAGTTagtcttttaaatgaaaatgtccaAGAAGCAAGCCAGGAACACCAAAGCAATGTCACTAATGTGGACCAAACTCAAGAAGATGAACATCTAGAACTTGCAGATCAGGAATCAAAGCAAAAGGAGCAGAAAGATGACGGACAAGACACAGAAAACCCACAAACAACAACAGATGTAGAAGTATGTTTAACAGAGGACAGCCAAATCAACAGTGAAGTCAGAGCTAATGATCAGGAGCATGATATTACTGGAATTAAAGAAGACACATTTGAGGAGCATCGACAGGCATCAGAAGATGTGACACTCGATGAAGGAGTTAATCTGATCTCAGAGGTGGAGACAAGAAATGTAGGCCAAGAGGTTAATAGTTCTATTCACCACGAAGAAAAGGCATCAAATTTTTCAGAAGATCAGGACGTTGAGAAGCAAACCGCAGAAAGCAACAGGCAAGATGAAAGAAAAGAATCCAAGAAAAGCGGGAAAGGGAAGGGCAAGGGGAAAGAAGATTGTAAAATGTCTTAA
- the LOC113053275 gene encoding leucine-rich repeat flightless-interacting protein 1-like isoform X10: MGSQGPGRKRTSSKNGLTAEEDALSVIAQQAEARLAAKRAARAEAREIRMKELERQQKEEDSERYTRVSRRHALGSDDEEQMSVGTRSNIQADDGLDRDYLEKGSSRASTISGATLTSLGGTSSRRGSGDTSVSADTEASIKEFKEIHELKDQIQDVEAKHMQNLKELKDSFSEMEEKYRKAMVSNAQLDNEKTNMMYEVDTLKDSLMELEEMLYETRRELEEKCKDLEREKHSHSILQFQFSELKETLKQSEELLTEIRQLRLKQDGYVREISDLMETIEWKNKKIGALERQKEFSDAIRNERDELRDEVVQLKDILKKHGIVLGPDLATNGETGEEVGKADQNTQKASAEIREGSSVLGTHQLKVCKDKQQKDLDDGAPGNQQISHAQFSSSNTPLEASMENGELGSQVTQGVEQLEKRPEEPSSSVGDDELTATRPKEEIKSEAHIPEDLRGNTVELGSKVQKDGHLETDQQERECVKPSEVIKEETPSESVSGSVHDESDKPGETALDHKLKEEPVESAQTENLAKTQGASASNKKKKKKKKNKQKQKQSDKQESDTKKDDMNETVCSEEISNQKTEGDLEGDHQDPLGNDNSETTMNTDVPHDDKGTSELDGMETASTNINADDAQDKILLVTDEADLASISKTVSNFDCPESGSDVLSGDLANNIISNPTNKIDEHTEVSTNPDSEAVIFSCEVISSETKTSLPQEPSVQSMDAVEECVESTSSSENPELKSESSDIKEVESHLNCEVEEQKEKLQNIDLDGTTDPEDQDDSAHPTSPVMEKVENEAERVIQEQPVDQPMESQLQESIEAELDKEEVETQDGLDKENLKVPTEIEFDGSHVDNTSLIETQVQVVHEEHLSPNEAIQESVGESDAFDQNPKAEEDEKESSIQNQVTLEVQLPEDEEVVKSDVASQELKKEDEEEEDEGESFDFDEMDLEASSDAPLKNVQDQPNEKVSLLNENVQEASQEHQSNVTNVDQTQEDEHLELADQESKQKEQKDDGQDTENPQTTTDVEVCLTEDSQINSEVRANDQEHDITGIKEDTFEEHRQASEDVTLDEGVNLISEVETRNVGQEVNSSIHHEEKASNFSEDQDVEKQTAESNRQDERKESKKSGKGKGKGKEDCKMS, from the exons GCTGATGACGGGTTAGACCGAGACTACTTGGAAAAG GGTTCTTCACGAGCATCGACTATTTCTGGAGCCACTCTTACTTCTCTGGGTGGGACATCCTCACGGAGAGGAAGCGGAGACACATCCGTCTCTGCTGACACTGAAGCATCCATAAAGGAATTCAAG GAGATCCATGAGCTTAAGGATCAGATTCAAGATGTGGAGGCGAAGCACATGCAGAACCTCAAAGAGCTCAAG GATTCCTTTTCGGAAATGGAGGAAAAGTACCGTAAGGCCATGGTATCTAATGCACAGCTGGACAACGAGAAGACCAATATGATGTATGAAGTGGACACCTTGAAAGACTCTTTAATGGAACTGGAGGAAATGCTCTATGAAACACGGCGTGAGCTTGAGGAAAAGTGTAAG gacCTTGAACGAGAGAAGCATTCTCATAGCATACTGCAGTTTCAGTTCAGTGAATTGAAGGAGACGCTGAAACAGAGTGAAGAACTGCTCACT GAGATCCGTCAATTACGGCTCAAGCAAGATGGCTATGTTAGGGAGATTTCTGACCTCATGGAAACTATTGAgtggaagaataaaaaaattggg GCATTAGAGAGGCAGAAGGAATTTTCTGATGCCATTCGAAATGAGCGGGATGAGCTTAGAGATGAGGTTGTTCAGctcaaagatattttgaag AAACATGGCATTGTCCTTGGACCCGACTTAGCCACCAATGGAGAAACCGGTGAAGAAGTTGGAAAGGCTGATCAGAATACTCAAAAAGCATCAGCTGAAATCCGAGAGGGGAGCAGTGTACTAG GCACTCATCAGTTGAAGGTGTGTAAAGACAAGCAACAAAAAGATTTGGATGACGGGGCACCAGGGAATCAGCAGATTTCACATGCCCAGTTCAGTTCTTCAAACACACCTTTAGAAGCAAGTATGGAGAATGGAGAACTTGGGAGCCAGGTGACACAGGGTGTAGAGCAGCTTGAAAAAAGACCTGAAGAACCGTCAAGTTCTGTTGGTGATGATGAACTCACTGCAACAAGACCCAAGGAGGAGATCAAATCTGAGGCACATATACCAGAAGATTTAAGAGGTAATACTGTGGAATTGGGGAGCAAAGTTCAAAAGGATGGACATTTGGAGACAGATCAACAAGAGAGAGAATGTGTCAAACCTAGCGAGGTCATCAAAGAGGAAACTCCTTCAGAGTCTGTCTCTGGTTCAGTCCATGATGAAAGTGATAAACCTGGTGAGACGGCGCTTGATCATAAACTTAAAGAGGAGCCTGTAGAATCAGCTCAGACAGAGAACCTTGCTAAAACCCAAGGTGCCAGTGCttcaaataaaaagaagaaaaagaagaagaaaaacaagcaGAAGCAGAAACAGAGTGACAAGCAAGAGAGTGACACAAAGAAAGATGACATGAATGAAACAGTTTGTAGTGAAGAGATTTCAAACCAAAAAACTGAGGGTGATCTAGAAGGAGACCATCAGGATCCCTTGGGGAATGATAACTCTGAAACAACAATGAATACAGACGTCCCACATGATGATAAAGGAACCAGTGAATTGGATGGTATGGAAACCGCAAGCACAAATATAAATGCGGATGATGCTCAAGATAAAATTTTGTTAGTTACAGATGAAGCTGATTTAGCAAGTATTTCTAAAACAGTCTCAAATTTTGATTGCCCTGAATCTGGCAGTGATGTGCTTTCAGGTGATCTGGCCAACAACATTATCTCTAATCCGACAAACAAAATTGATGAACACACCGAGGTTTCAACAAATCCTGACTCTGAAGCTGTAATCTTTAGCTGTGAGGTTATATCTTCAGAAACAAAGACTTCATTGCCTCAGGAACCTTCTGTTCAGTCCATGGATGCTGTTGAAGAGTGTGTCGAGTCCACCAGCAGCTCTGAGAACCCGGAGTTGAAATCTGAATCGTCAGACATCAAGGAAGTGGAGAGTCATCTTAACTGTGAAGTAGAAGAACAGAAGGAAAAGCTTCAGAATATTGATCTTGATGGGACCACCGACCCTGAAGATCAAGATGACTCTGCTCATCCCACTTCCCCTGTAATGGAGAAGGTGGAAAATGAAGCTGAAAGGGTAATCCAGGAACAACCTGTTGACCAGCCAATGGAAAGCCAACTTCAAGAGAGTATTGAAGCAGAACTGGACAAGGAAGAGGTTGAGACACAAGATGGACTGGATAAAGAAAATCTCAAAGTGCCTACTGAAATAGAGTTTGATGGAAGCCATGTCGACAACACTTCTTTAATTGAAACCCAGGTTCAGGTTGTGCATGAGGAACACCTGTCTCCCAATGAAGCAATTCAGGAATCAGTTGGAGAATCAGATGCTTTTGACCAAAACCCCAAGGCAGAAGAAGATGAGAAGGAAAGCTCAATCCAAAATCAGGTTACACTTGAAGTGCAACTGCCTGAAGATGAAGAAGTGGTAAAGTCAGATGTGGCTTCTCAAGAGCTCAAGAaagaagatgaggaagaggaagatgaaggaGAATCATTTGATTTTGATGAAATGGATCTTGAAGCATCATCGGATGCCCCTCTAAAAAACGTTCAAGATCAGCCAAATGAGAAAGTTagtcttttaaatgaaaatgtccaAGAAGCAAGCCAGGAACACCAAAGCAATGTCACTAATGTGGACCAAACTCAAGAAGATGAACATCTAGAACTTGCAGATCAGGAATCAAAGCAAAAGGAGCAGAAAGATGACGGACAAGACACAGAAAACCCACAAACAACAACAGATGTAGAAGTATGTTTAACAGAGGACAGCCAAATCAACAGTGAAGTCAGAGCTAATGATCAGGAGCATGATATTACTGGAATTAAAGAAGACACATTTGAGGAGCATCGACAGGCATCAGAAGATGTGACACTCGATGAAGGAGTTAATCTGATCTCAGAGGTGGAGACAAGAAATGTAGGCCAAGAGGTTAATAGTTCTATTCACCACGAAGAAAAGGCATCAAATTTTTCAGAAGATCAGGACGTTGAGAAGCAAACCGCAGAAAGCAACAGGCAAGATGAAAGAAAAGAATCCAAGAAAAGCGGGAAAGGGAAGGGCAAGGGGAAAGAAGATTGTAAAATGTCTTAA
- the LOC113053275 gene encoding leucine-rich repeat flightless-interacting protein 1-like isoform X7 — protein sequence MGSQGPGRKRTSSKNGLTAEEDALSVIAQQAEARLAAKRAARAEAREIRMKELERQQKEIYQVQKKYYGLDNLDKKWGDIEQWMEDSERYTRVSRRHALGSDDEEQMSVGTRSNIQADDGLDRDYLEKGSSRASTISGATLTSLGGTSSRRGSGDTSVSADTEASIKEFKEIHELKDQIQDVEAKHMQNLKELKDSFSEMEEKYRKAMVSNAQLDNEKTNMMYEVDTLKDSLMELEEMLYETRRELEEKCKDLEREKHSHSILQFQFSELKETLKQSEELLTEIRQLRLKQDGYVREISDLMETIEWKNKKIGALERQKEFSDAIRNERDELRDEVVQLKDILKKHGIVLGPDLATNGETGEEVGKADQNTQKASAEIREGSSVLGTHQLKVCKDKQQKDLDDGAPGNQQISHAQFSSSNTPLEASMENGELGSQVTQGVEQLEKRPEEPSSSVGDDELTATRPKEEIKSEAHIPEDLRGNTVELGSKVQKDGHLETDQQERECVKPSEVIKEETPSESVSGSVHDESDKPGETALDHKLKEEPVESAQTENLAKTQGASASNKKKKKKKKNKQKQKQSDKQESDTKKDDMNETVCSEEISNQKTEGDLEGDHQDPLGNDNSETTMNTDVPHDDKGTSELDGMETASTNINADDAQDKILLVTDEADLASISKTVSNFDCPESGSDVLSGDLANNIISNPTNKIDEHTEVSTNPDSEAVIFSCEVISSETKTSLPQEPSVQSMDAVEECVESTSSSENPELKSESSDIKEVESHLNCEVEEQKEKLQNIDLDGTTDPEDQDDSAHPTSPVMEKVENEAERVIQEQPVDQPMESQLQESIEAELDKEEVETQDGLDKENLKVPTEIEFDGSHVDNTSLIETQVQVVHEEHLSPNEAIQESVGESDAFDQNPKAEEDEKESSIQNQVTLEVQLPEDEEVVKSDVASQELKKEDEEEEDEGESFDFDEMDLEASSDAPLKNVQDQPNEKVSLLNENVQEASQEHQSNVTNVDQTQEDEHLELADQESKQKEQKDDGQDTENPQTTTDVEVCLTEDSQINSEVRANDQEHDITGIKEDTFEEHRQASEDVTLDEGVNLISEVETRNVGQEVNSSIHHEEKASNFSEDQDVEKQTAESNRQDERKESKKSGKGKGKGKEDCKMS from the exons GCTGATGACGGGTTAGACCGAGACTACTTGGAAAAG GGTTCTTCACGAGCATCGACTATTTCTGGAGCCACTCTTACTTCTCTGGGTGGGACATCCTCACGGAGAGGAAGCGGAGACACATCCGTCTCTGCTGACACTGAAGCATCCATAAAGGAATTCAAG GAGATCCATGAGCTTAAGGATCAGATTCAAGATGTGGAGGCGAAGCACATGCAGAACCTCAAAGAGCTCAAG GATTCCTTTTCGGAAATGGAGGAAAAGTACCGTAAGGCCATGGTATCTAATGCACAGCTGGACAACGAGAAGACCAATATGATGTATGAAGTGGACACCTTGAAAGACTCTTTAATGGAACTGGAGGAAATGCTCTATGAAACACGGCGTGAGCTTGAGGAAAAGTGTAAG gacCTTGAACGAGAGAAGCATTCTCATAGCATACTGCAGTTTCAGTTCAGTGAATTGAAGGAGACGCTGAAACAGAGTGAAGAACTGCTCACT GAGATCCGTCAATTACGGCTCAAGCAAGATGGCTATGTTAGGGAGATTTCTGACCTCATGGAAACTATTGAgtggaagaataaaaaaattggg GCATTAGAGAGGCAGAAGGAATTTTCTGATGCCATTCGAAATGAGCGGGATGAGCTTAGAGATGAGGTTGTTCAGctcaaagatattttgaag AAACATGGCATTGTCCTTGGACCCGACTTAGCCACCAATGGAGAAACCGGTGAAGAAGTTGGAAAGGCTGATCAGAATACTCAAAAAGCATCAGCTGAAATCCGAGAGGGGAGCAGTGTACTAG GCACTCATCAGTTGAAGGTGTGTAAAGACAAGCAACAAAAAGATTTGGATGACGGGGCACCAGGGAATCAGCAGATTTCACATGCCCAGTTCAGTTCTTCAAACACACCTTTAGAAGCAAGTATGGAGAATGGAGAACTTGGGAGCCAGGTGACACAGGGTGTAGAGCAGCTTGAAAAAAGACCTGAAGAACCGTCAAGTTCTGTTGGTGATGATGAACTCACTGCAACAAGACCCAAGGAGGAGATCAAATCTGAGGCACATATACCAGAAGATTTAAGAGGTAATACTGTGGAATTGGGGAGCAAAGTTCAAAAGGATGGACATTTGGAGACAGATCAACAAGAGAGAGAATGTGTCAAACCTAGCGAGGTCATCAAAGAGGAAACTCCTTCAGAGTCTGTCTCTGGTTCAGTCCATGATGAAAGTGATAAACCTGGTGAGACGGCGCTTGATCATAAACTTAAAGAGGAGCCTGTAGAATCAGCTCAGACAGAGAACCTTGCTAAAACCCAAGGTGCCAGTGCttcaaataaaaagaagaaaaagaagaagaaaaacaagcaGAAGCAGAAACAGAGTGACAAGCAAGAGAGTGACACAAAGAAAGATGACATGAATGAAACAGTTTGTAGTGAAGAGATTTCAAACCAAAAAACTGAGGGTGATCTAGAAGGAGACCATCAGGATCCCTTGGGGAATGATAACTCTGAAACAACAATGAATACAGACGTCCCACATGATGATAAAGGAACCAGTGAATTGGATGGTATGGAAACCGCAAGCACAAATATAAATGCGGATGATGCTCAAGATAAAATTTTGTTAGTTACAGATGAAGCTGATTTAGCAAGTATTTCTAAAACAGTCTCAAATTTTGATTGCCCTGAATCTGGCAGTGATGTGCTTTCAGGTGATCTGGCCAACAACATTATCTCTAATCCGACAAACAAAATTGATGAACACACCGAGGTTTCAACAAATCCTGACTCTGAAGCTGTAATCTTTAGCTGTGAGGTTATATCTTCAGAAACAAAGACTTCATTGCCTCAGGAACCTTCTGTTCAGTCCATGGATGCTGTTGAAGAGTGTGTCGAGTCCACCAGCAGCTCTGAGAACCCGGAGTTGAAATCTGAATCGTCAGACATCAAGGAAGTGGAGAGTCATCTTAACTGTGAAGTAGAAGAACAGAAGGAAAAGCTTCAGAATATTGATCTTGATGGGACCACCGACCCTGAAGATCAAGATGACTCTGCTCATCCCACTTCCCCTGTAATGGAGAAGGTGGAAAATGAAGCTGAAAGGGTAATCCAGGAACAACCTGTTGACCAGCCAATGGAAAGCCAACTTCAAGAGAGTATTGAAGCAGAACTGGACAAGGAAGAGGTTGAGACACAAGATGGACTGGATAAAGAAAATCTCAAAGTGCCTACTGAAATAGAGTTTGATGGAAGCCATGTCGACAACACTTCTTTAATTGAAACCCAGGTTCAGGTTGTGCATGAGGAACACCTGTCTCCCAATGAAGCAATTCAGGAATCAGTTGGAGAATCAGATGCTTTTGACCAAAACCCCAAGGCAGAAGAAGATGAGAAGGAAAGCTCAATCCAAAATCAGGTTACACTTGAAGTGCAACTGCCTGAAGATGAAGAAGTGGTAAAGTCAGATGTGGCTTCTCAAGAGCTCAAGAaagaagatgaggaagaggaagatgaaggaGAATCATTTGATTTTGATGAAATGGATCTTGAAGCATCATCGGATGCCCCTCTAAAAAACGTTCAAGATCAGCCAAATGAGAAAGTTagtcttttaaatgaaaatgtccaAGAAGCAAGCCAGGAACACCAAAGCAATGTCACTAATGTGGACCAAACTCAAGAAGATGAACATCTAGAACTTGCAGATCAGGAATCAAAGCAAAAGGAGCAGAAAGATGACGGACAAGACACAGAAAACCCACAAACAACAACAGATGTAGAAGTATGTTTAACAGAGGACAGCCAAATCAACAGTGAAGTCAGAGCTAATGATCAGGAGCATGATATTACTGGAATTAAAGAAGACACATTTGAGGAGCATCGACAGGCATCAGAAGATGTGACACTCGATGAAGGAGTTAATCTGATCTCAGAGGTGGAGACAAGAAATGTAGGCCAAGAGGTTAATAGTTCTATTCACCACGAAGAAAAGGCATCAAATTTTTCAGAAGATCAGGACGTTGAGAAGCAAACCGCAGAAAGCAACAGGCAAGATGAAAGAAAAGAATCCAAGAAAAGCGGGAAAGGGAAGGGCAAGGGGAAAGAAGATTGTAAAATGTCTTAA